The Hymenobacter sp. DG25A nucleotide sequence AGGCACTCCCAGCGCCGCCCGCATGACGGCCGCCGGCCTGAACAAAGCATTCCCCGCCGGTAATACCCCCGCCAATGAGTTGATTTTTCCGGCGGCATTTTCAGCTGATGTAACCTTTGATGGTCGCCCTGATCTGTTGGTTTCCCCCGCTCTGTTTAGCAACGCGCACCAGGAAAGCCTGCGGCAATCGGTGTGGCTGTATGAGAACACCGCGGCCACTGGCGCTCCGGCTTTCACCTTCCGCCAGCCCGATTTTCTGCAGCAGCAAATGCTGGAAGTAAGCGAAGCCGCGGCTCCTGCTCTTACGGATATGGACGCCGACGGCCTGCCGGACCTGCTCATCGGCAACGGTGGCGACGAAGTAGACGGACGCTACCGCGCCTCCCTGGCCTACTACCACAACCAGGGCACCGCCACCAACCCCTTATTCCGGCGCGCTGCCACTGATTACCTGAACCTGTCCGGCCAGCAATTCACCAACCTAAAACCTGTTTTTGCTGATCTGAATCAGGACGGGGCGCTGGATCTGGCTTTTGCCGCTACCACTGCTGGGGGCAGCACCAGCCTGTACTATATTCTGAATACTGCGGCGGCCGGTCAACCCCTGGCGTTGGCGGCCAGCAACCTGCAGCAGGCGGGCGGCTTGGCCAACCTGCCGGGCTTGGCCCCAACCTTCATTGATATAGATGCCGATGGCTACCTAGATTTGCTCATCGGTACCAATGCGGCCAGCGCATCCGGAGGCTCGCTACGCTACTACCGGCAGCAGCCGGGCAGTACGGGTGTGCTGCAGTTTACCTTGCAAAACGAGGATTTTGGCCAGATCCGAACGGCCGCCAGCACCCGCCCCATTAACCTGTTTCCGCTGGTGCTTGACCTGGATGGGGATGCGGCGCCCGACTTATTGACCGTGGATAATACCGGCGTAGTACAGTTCTTCAGTAACGTGCGCAGCCTTTCCGGCGCCTTCACGCCTAAAACCGACCTATTCTATCAGCCCCTGAGCAAGCAGTTTGCCGTCAGTCGTTTTGGTACGGCGTCGCAGCTGCGCCTGGCACTGGCGGCCGCCGATGTGAACGGGGATGCCGTGCCGGAGCTATTGGTGGGCCAGGAAAATGGCGGGGTGCAGAGCTTCCGAATCCGGCAGCGGCCGGCCACCGGCACGGCCACGCGCCCTGTTCAGGAGCCGCAATGGCTACAAGTCTTCCCTAACCCGGCCGTGGGTGCCGTGCAGATTATATTGCCCGGGCAAGGGCAGATCATGGTGCTGGATGTAACGGGGCGCACGGTGCGCACCGTCCGCAGCACTAGCGGCCAACCTTTGCAAATTTCTGGGCTGGCCGCCGGCGTATATGTGGTGCGGGCAACGCTGGCCGACGGGCGCCAGGCTGTGCGCCGCCTGCTGGTGCGCTAAACAGCGGCGGGCGTTGGCAGCAGGCTGAAAGCGTCGGCGTCGTGCAGGGCCGGGAAGCGCTGGCGGAAGGCTTCCAGCTCGGCGCGGCGCAGGGTGCGGGTAATGCAGGTTTCCTGATTACCTACTTCCACCAGGTATTCCCCTTTCATATCCAGCAGGGCCGAGTCACCATTGTAGGTCTGGCCGTGGTGGTCGATGCCCACGCAGTTCACCCCAATGGTATAGGCCAGGTTTTCGATGGCGCGGGCGCGCAGCAGGGTGCTCCAGGCGGTGCGGCGCACGGCCGGCCAGTTGGCTACGTACAGCAGCAAATCATAGGGTTGCTCGGGAGTATTGCGGCTCCAGACCGGGAAGCGCAGGTCATAACAGATCAGCGGCCGGATGCGCCAGCCTTTCAGCTCCTCCAGCAATGGCTCCGTGCCGGCCACAAACACGCTTTGCTCCTGCGCCAGGCTAAACAAATGGCGCTTATTGTAGTGGCTCATGGTGCCATCGGGGCGCACCCAGAGTAGCCGGTTGTAGAAGTAGTCTCCTTCCCGCAGCATCAGGCTGCCGGTCACTACGGCCTGCCGCTCGGCCGCCATATGCTGCATCCAGGCTACGGTGGGGCCGTCCAGCGTTTCGGCATAGGCCGCCGCCTCCATGCTGAAACCCGTGCTGAACATTTCCGGCAGCACAATGAGGTCGGTAGGGATAGGAATTTCGTTGATCAGACGGCTCAGCTCTGCTCTATTCCCCTCAGGGTTATGCCATTGCAAAGCCGGTTGTACGCAGGAAACAGTGAGGTCAGACACGTAAGCAGAGACGGAGGTGGGAAACTGAGGAATAGTACGAACTAAGAACTATATCGGCTGCCGGAATAATTCTACGGCCGGGTCTTTTGCGGATTATTCCTGTAAATGGCGTTGGGGCAGGCTATAGCTGCCGCAGCCGCTCGGCGGCGGCATGCAGGGTTTCATCCCGCTTGGCAAAGCAGAACCGGATCAGACCTTCATCCAGGGCATTATGATAGAAGGCCGAAATGGGCACTACGGCCACGCCGGCTTCGGTGGTGAGGCGGCGGGCAAAGGAAACATCATCCTCGGAAGAAATGCGGTGGTAGCGGGCCAGCTGGAAGTAGGAGCCGGCCGTGGGCAGCAGCTCAAAGCGGGAATCCTGCAGCAGACTGGCAAACAGGTCACGCTTGTGCTGGTAGAACGCCGGCAGGGCGTGGTAGTGGGTAGCATCGGCCAGCACCTCGGCAATGGCATGCTGGGTGGGCGTGCTCACGCTGAAGGTCAGAAACTGATGCACACGCCGCACCTCGGCCGTGAGCTGGGGCGGGGCAATGCAGTAGCCCACTTTCCAACCCGTGGCATGGTAGGTTTTGCCGAAGGAAGATAACACAAAGCTGCGCTCGGCCAGGGCCGGGTGCTGCAGGGCGCTGCGGTGCGGCTGCCCGTCAAACACCATGTGCTCATAAACTTCGTCGCTCAGCACCAGCGTGTCGGTGCCGGCCAACAGGGCGGCCAGCTGGTCCCAGTCGGCAGCATCCATTACGGCGCCGGTGGGGTTGTGCGGCGTGTTCAGCATGATGAGGCGAGTGCGCGGCGTGAGGGCCGCGGCTACCAGGTCCCAGTCGGGCCGGAAGTCGGGCTGGCGCAGGGGCACGTACACGGGCCGGCCACCCTGTAGCCGGATGGCGGGGCCATAGAGGTCGTAGGCCGGTTCCAGCACCAGCACTTCGTCGCCGGGGTGCACCACGGCCGCCAGCACGGCGTACAGGGCCTCGGTGGCGCCGCTGGTCACGGTAATTTCAGTGTTGGGGTCGGGGGGCGTTACGCCATATATCTGCGCCGTTTTTTGGCTGATGAGCTCCCGCAGCCGGGGCAGGCCGGGCATGGGCGCGTACTGCTGATGGCCAGGCAGGCCGGCGTAATGGGCCAGCGCCTCGGTCAGGTTTGTGGGTGGGTCAAAATCCGGAAACCCCTGGGCCAGATTAATGGCGCCATGCTCGGCGGCCAGCTGCGACATCACAGAGAAAATGCTGGTGCCCACATCGGGAAGCTTCGACACAAAAGCAGGAGTAGCCATAAAATAGGGGAAGGAGGGAGGCGCCAAATATACAGGGCGAAGACCCAATAAGACAGGTGCGGCGCCCGGGAACCAACAAATGCTATCGGGCTGCTGTTTTTGGGCAACCCAGGCCCCATACCCTTTTGCTGCGCGGCCCGTTTAACCCGGGCATCCTCATCCCTTATGGCCACTCAAGAACTGCTCTCCCAGCCCCATCTGCTCATTTCCTACGACTACGAAAATGAGTGGCTGTATGCCGACTGGATAGGGGACCAGGATCTGCAGTCGGTGCAGGAAGGCTGCGAGCAGCTCCTGGAGTTTCTGAAAGCGGAGCGCTGCCAGAAAGTGCTGAACGACAACTCCCGCGTAACCAGCATGTGGTCGGATGCGGCGGAGTGGGGCGGCAAGGTTTGGTTTCCGGCCATGGCCGAAGGAGGCCTGAAATATTTTGCCTGGGTATATTCGCCCAACCACTACAGCCGCTTGTCTACGGACCTGATGCTGGGCTATACCACCAGCCCCATCGTCGCTACTTTTGATGATATTGGAACGGCCAGTGCGTGGCTGCGGCAGATGTAACCCGGCTTTACCTCTTTATTCTTCTTCTGGTTCTATGCGTTTGTTGTTCTGGGGTGTGGTGTTGGGGTTGTGCACGGCGCTGCCGTCCCGGGTGGTAGCGCAGCAGTTTCCGGTTCTCGACCAAAACCCGCCTTCCCTACGCTGGCAGGAGCTGCGCAGCCCGCATTTCCGGCTGCTCTACCCCGCCGGCAGCGAGCAGCCCACCCAGCGCACCCTCCGGCGGCTGGAGCAGGTGTATGAGCCGGTGAGCAGCTCCCTGGGCGTGCGGCCCCGCCCGCTTACGCTGGTGCTGCAAACGCAAACCACCGTCAGCAACGGTTTTGTCACCATCCTGCCCCGGCACTCCGAGTTTTTTACCACGCCCGCTCAGGACCCCTTTCTGTCCGGCACGCTTGATTGGCTGGACCAGCTGGCGGTGCACGAGTTTCGGCACGTGGTGCAGTTTGAGAAGCCACACCAGGGCCTTTCCGAAGTAGCCTACCGGCTGTTTGGCTACGGCGGCCTGGGCGCTACCACCTTGGGCGTGCCCGATTGGTTTGCTGAAGGCGACGCCGTAGGCACGGAAACCATTCTCACGCGCAGTGGCCGGGGCCGTATTCCTAATTTCGATGTAGAGCTGCGCGCCAACCTGCTGGCCGGGCGGCGCTACTCCTACCCCAAAGCCG carries:
- a CDS encoding amidohydrolase produces the protein MSDLTVSCVQPALQWHNPEGNRAELSRLINEIPIPTDLIVLPEMFSTGFSMEAAAYAETLDGPTVAWMQHMAAERQAVVTGSLMLREGDYFYNRLLWVRPDGTMSHYNKRHLFSLAQEQSVFVAGTEPLLEELKGWRIRPLICYDLRFPVWSRNTPEQPYDLLLYVANWPAVRRTAWSTLLRARAIENLAYTIGVNCVGIDHHGQTYNGDSALLDMKGEYLVEVGNQETCITRTLRRAELEAFRQRFPALHDADAFSLLPTPAAV
- a CDS encoding methionine aminotransferase, whose protein sequence is MATPAFVSKLPDVGTSIFSVMSQLAAEHGAINLAQGFPDFDPPTNLTEALAHYAGLPGHQQYAPMPGLPRLRELISQKTAQIYGVTPPDPNTEITVTSGATEALYAVLAAVVHPGDEVLVLEPAYDLYGPAIRLQGGRPVYVPLRQPDFRPDWDLVAAALTPRTRLIMLNTPHNPTGAVMDAADWDQLAALLAGTDTLVLSDEVYEHMVFDGQPHRSALQHPALAERSFVLSSFGKTYHATGWKVGYCIAPPQLTAEVRRVHQFLTFSVSTPTQHAIAEVLADATHYHALPAFYQHKRDLFASLLQDSRFELLPTAGSYFQLARYHRISSEDDVSFARRLTTEAGVAVVPISAFYHNALDEGLIRFCFAKRDETLHAAAERLRQL
- a CDS encoding T9SS type A sorting domain-containing protein, coding for MLRWILTTGGLCWLLLTTAWAQQPGPLGFEYQPVAKVVHGTDTMHLAWAGGLNSPQFSNIDFNQDGQNDLFIFDRISRRVFTYLNVAVHGSQRQWQYAPEFEAIFPQDINSWALLRDYDCDNRPDLFAHGGGGDVRVYHNELDANGQLKFQLVSNQLRYYNTSINNGNIFASSYDLPAIEDVDGDGKLDLLLLDFATSNYFTWYRNVSPACGGLDFKIETSFWGAIRACANNCAGFVFGSGVSCPPARPLHTSGYTLLMLDLDDDGDQDLITGHDECHELASLTNAGTPSAARMTAAGLNKAFPAGNTPANELIFPAAFSADVTFDGRPDLLVSPALFSNAHQESLRQSVWLYENTAATGAPAFTFRQPDFLQQQMLEVSEAAAPALTDMDADGLPDLLIGNGGDEVDGRYRASLAYYHNQGTATNPLFRRAATDYLNLSGQQFTNLKPVFADLNQDGALDLAFAATTAGGSTSLYYILNTAAAGQPLALAASNLQQAGGLANLPGLAPTFIDIDADGYLDLLIGTNAASASGGSLRYYRQQPGSTGVLQFTLQNEDFGQIRTAASTRPINLFPLVLDLDGDAAPDLLTVDNTGVVQFFSNVRSLSGAFTPKTDLFYQPLSKQFAVSRFGTASQLRLALAAADVNGDAVPELLVGQENGGVQSFRIRQRPATGTATRPVQEPQWLQVFPNPAVGAVQIILPGQGQIMVLDVTGRTVRTVRSTSGQPLQISGLAAGVYVVRATLADGRQAVRRLLVR